One genomic window of Salvia miltiorrhiza cultivar Shanhuang (shh) chromosome 4, IMPLAD_Smil_shh, whole genome shotgun sequence includes the following:
- the LOC131021708 gene encoding alkane hydroxylase MAH1-like — translation MVSLGYPEMLLSLVCLFLVWCWRNINGLPWNWPLLGMLPSLFCHVHRVHDRCVDILGAVGGTFLLRGHWFDKMDILITADPANVHFVMSSNFTNFPKGPEFKKIFDVLGDGIFNSDSESWSSQRKHARFLITHDRFRKFLINTTKDKLQYGLVPLLEHVSRQGLVVDLQDVYQRLTFDTTCRLVTGFDPGCLSVELPEVPFSRAMDEAEEAIFMRHCLPETVWKIQRFLGIGHEKQLIRARAVLDSVINKYISMKREELCKDGGDGGGEEEGLDLLTSYINGSSEEEMECNDDRFLRDTILNLMIAGRDTTSSALTWFTWLVATHPEVEKRIREELDGGEKWRVFGAEELRGLVYLHSALLETMRLYPPVPFQHKAPVEAVVLPSGHSVNPHMKVMFSLYAMGRMEYIWGKDAGEFKPERWITGRGTVRYEPSYKFLAFNAGPRTCLGKEVALTQLKSVAAAIIHNYKVELLEAHPITPNVSVILYMKQGLKVRLTRRWAT, via the coding sequence ATGGTTTCATTAGGGTATCCCGAAATGTTGTTATCATTGGTATGCCTTTTCTTGGTTTGGTGCTGGAGAAACATCAACGGTCTGCCATGGAACTGGCCCTTACTTGGGATGCTCCCCAGCCTATTCTGCCACGTCCACCGGGTCCACGACCGGTGCGTGGACATCCTGGGGGCCGTTGGCGGGACCTTTCTGCTGCGAGGCCATTGGTTCGACAAGATGGACATCCTCATCACAGCAGATCCCGCCAACGTCCACTTTGTCATGAGTTCGAATTTCACCAATTTCCCCAAGGGCCCCGAGTTCAAGAAGATCTTCGACGTCCTTGGGGACGGGATATTCAACTCCGACTCGGAGTCGTGGAGCAGTCAGCGGAAGCACGCCCGCTTCCTCATCACCCACGACCGCTTCCGCAAATTCCTCATCAACACCACCAAGGACAAACTCCAATACGGCCTCGTCCCCCTTCTCGAGCACGTCTCCCGCCAGGGTTTGGTCGTTGATTTACAAGATGTGTACCAGCGCCTCACGTTCGACACCACCTGTAGATTGGTCACCGGGTTCGACCCGGGATGCCTGTCCGTCGAGCTCCCCGAGGTTCCGTTCTCTCGAGCCATGGACGAGGCGGAGGAAGCCATATTCATGCGCCACTGCCTGCCGGAGACGGTCTGGAAGATTCAGCGATTCCTCGGAATCGGGCACGAGAAGCAGCTGATTCGGGCTCGGGCTGTTCTCGACTCCGTCATAAACAAGTACATATCGATGAAGCGCGAGGAGCTGTGTAAAGACGGCGGAGATGGAGGCGGCGAGGAGGAGGGGCTGGACTTGCTGACGTCGTACATCAACGGATCGTCGGAGGAGGAGATGGAGTGCAACGACGACAGGTTCCTGAGGGACACGATCCTGAACCTGATGATCGCGGGGCGCGACACCACCAGCTCGGCGCTGACGTGGTTCACGTGGCTGGTGGCGACGCAcccggaggtggagaagaggaTCCGGGAGGAGCTGGACGGGGGCGAGAAGTGGCGGGTGTTCGGGGCGGAGGAGCTGCGAGGGCTGGTGTACCTGCACAGCGCGCTGCTGGAGACGATGAGGCTGTACCCGCCCGTGCCGTTCCAGCACAAGGCGCCCGTGGAGGCGGTGGTGCTGCCGAGTGGGCACAGCGTAAACCCACATATGAAGGTGATGTTCTCGTTGTACGCGATGGGGCGGATGGAGTACATATGGGGGAAGGATGCCGGGGAGTTTAAGCCGGAGAGGTGGATAACGGGGCGCGGCACCGTCAGGTACGAGCCGTCCTACAAGTTCTTGGCGTTCAATGCGGGGCCGAGGACTTGTCTGGGGAAGGAGGTTGCCCTCACGCAGTTGAAATCGGTGGCTGCAGCTATAATCCATAACTACAAGGTGGAGCTGCTGGAGGCCCACCCTATTACTCCTAATGTATCGGTTATTCTCTACATGAAACAGGGCTTAAAGGTTAGGCTTACCAGGAGATGGGCTACTTGA